The following proteins are co-located in the Brevibacillus laterosporus DSM 25 genome:
- the meaB gene encoding methylmalonyl Co-A mutase-associated GTPase MeaB, translated as MHPITKRILAGDVRAAARAITWIEDGFPEKGQVLQEIFPHTGKARLIGLTGSPGAGKSSLVDALITYLRSQQISVGVIAVDPTSPFTGGALLGDRIRMQHHAPDRGVFIRSMGTRGNLGGLSRNTKEAVRVLDAYGCEVIIVETVGVGQSELDIMKIVDTVAVVLNPGSGDTVQAFKAGIMEIADLFVINKADLPGLDKLLTEIEQMIEIVKHDASWQPPLIRTIATDRVGITDLWQAIHTHERFLTESGEGEKRRSYHLHEEVMELVNQNLYRVMLQGIEQGAFANELYEVANRQVDPYHAAEKMVRIFLQR; from the coding sequence GTGCATCCGATAACCAAGCGAATACTGGCAGGAGATGTTCGCGCGGCTGCCAGAGCAATTACCTGGATTGAAGATGGCTTTCCTGAAAAGGGGCAGGTGTTACAGGAAATTTTCCCCCATACTGGCAAAGCACGATTAATTGGGTTAACGGGTTCCCCAGGAGCAGGTAAGAGTTCGTTAGTAGATGCATTGATTACTTATTTGCGTTCGCAACAGATTTCGGTCGGGGTCATTGCGGTTGATCCTACTAGCCCATTTACTGGTGGTGCTTTGTTAGGGGATCGTATTCGGATGCAGCATCATGCTCCTGACCGAGGCGTCTTTATAAGAAGTATGGGGACCAGGGGAAATTTAGGTGGTCTATCACGCAATACGAAAGAGGCAGTACGTGTTCTGGATGCTTATGGCTGTGAAGTTATTATTGTTGAGACAGTAGGGGTTGGGCAGTCTGAGTTAGACATTATGAAAATTGTTGATACAGTCGCTGTTGTACTAAATCCGGGAAGCGGGGATACTGTTCAGGCATTTAAGGCTGGAATTATGGAGATTGCTGATCTATTTGTCATTAACAAAGCTGATTTGCCTGGTCTGGATAAATTACTGACAGAGATTGAACAAATGATAGAGATCGTAAAGCATGATGCAAGCTGGCAACCTCCTCTTATACGTACAATTGCAACAGACCGAGTTGGGATAACTGATTTGTGGCAAGCTATCCATACACATGAGAGGTTCCTAACTGAATCGGGTGAAGGGGAAAAGCGTAGATCGTATCACTTACACGAAGAGGTAATGGAGTTAGTGAACCAGAATCTTTATCGTGTCATGCTACAAGGAATTGAACAAGGTGCATTTGCTAACGAGTTATATGAAGTAGCGAATCGACAGGTAGATCCTTATCATGCAGCAGAAAAAATGGTACGTATTTTTTTACAACGTTAA
- a CDS encoding TetR/AcrR family transcriptional regulator codes for MQERKKVIPSLVKDPKLIEKRREQIIEAAVDLFIHKGFHKTTTREIARASGFSIGTLYEYIESKEDILYLVCDSIHNEMEERLREAITYNGSGLKSLKLALKSLIRVMDQVNDRVLLIYQETKSLPHEAMTYVLRREESITGIFEEILHKGMEDGSIRTDERYVKLMANNIMVLAEMWVFRRWTLGKSYTLDEYIEKQTELLLRDISGHE; via the coding sequence GTGCAAGAACGTAAGAAAGTAATCCCTTCCTTGGTGAAGGACCCAAAACTAATCGAAAAACGGCGTGAACAAATTATAGAGGCGGCCGTTGACCTATTTATACACAAAGGATTCCACAAAACAACTACGCGGGAAATTGCTCGTGCTTCTGGCTTTAGCATTGGAACGCTATATGAGTACATTGAATCCAAAGAAGATATCTTATATTTGGTTTGTGACTCTATTCATAATGAAATGGAAGAAAGACTGCGTGAAGCGATTACCTACAATGGTTCTGGTCTCAAAAGCCTCAAGCTCGCGTTGAAAAGCCTAATACGTGTTATGGATCAGGTAAATGATCGTGTGCTATTAATCTATCAAGAAACCAAGTCGTTACCACATGAAGCGATGACGTATGTGTTACGTCGAGAAGAGTCTATCACAGGCATTTTTGAAGAGATTTTGCATAAGGGGATGGAAGATGGTTCCATTCGGACTGATGAGCGCTATGTGAAGCTAATGGCTAACAACATCATGGTACTAGCTGAAATGTGGGTGTTCCGACGTTGGACACTTGGCAAGAGCTATACCCTGGACGAATACATCGAGAAACAGACCGAATTGCTTCTGCGGGATATCAGCGGACACGAATAG
- a CDS encoding DsbA family oxidoreductase translates to MHIHIFQDIVCPWCRIGIASLLGTLQEWQAEEVTLHYHAFTIDPYLPNEGVPFRVNMERLLGGKEQVGKALEYVTAMGQEIGLHFCFDQIKIRAHPDLAHSLLKLTPLAQQTSMLQTLQRAYFEEGLDIGNIEVILQIADIFGLDKHEVEEKLQSGRMAIYLQSDYELAEHYEVKAVPFFVINHSLIVTGAQTIPTFLQALKKVTCDES, encoded by the coding sequence GTGCACATACATATTTTTCAGGACATTGTTTGCCCTTGGTGCCGCATAGGTATTGCTTCTTTGCTGGGTACTCTCCAAGAGTGGCAAGCAGAGGAAGTAACCCTTCACTATCATGCCTTTACTATTGATCCTTATTTACCAAATGAAGGGGTACCCTTTCGAGTAAATATGGAACGTCTGCTAGGGGGGAAAGAGCAAGTAGGTAAAGCCTTAGAATACGTAACAGCTATGGGACAGGAAATCGGCTTGCATTTTTGCTTTGACCAAATAAAGATACGCGCTCATCCTGACCTAGCTCATTCTCTCTTAAAACTGACCCCACTTGCTCAACAAACAAGTATGCTACAGACCCTACAGCGGGCATATTTTGAAGAAGGTTTAGATATTGGAAACATAGAAGTTATATTACAAATTGCTGACATCTTTGGGTTAGATAAACACGAGGTTGAGGAAAAATTACAGAGTGGTAGGATGGCAATCTATCTACAATCAGACTATGAATTAGCAGAACATTATGAAGTAAAGGCCGTTCCATTTTTTGTGATAAATCACAGTCTAATCGTGACCGGAGCCCAAACGATTCCAACCTTTTTGCAGGCTCTTAAGAAGGTAACGTGTGATGAATCGTAG
- the icmF gene encoding fused isobutyryl-CoA mutase/GTPase IcmF: MITEVYRPTNKIRFVTAASLYDGHDASINIMRRILQSSGAEVIHLGHNRSVMEIVDAAIQEDVQGIAISSYQGGHVEFFKYMVDLLRERGAGHIRVYGGGGGVIVPREIRELEEYGVAKLFSPDDGRELGLQGMINMMIRECDYPTMASLQAEVDLLQEKNIQAVARLITLAEYDVVDHKWFNQVRDTLASLTSDVPVVGITGTGGAGKSSLTDELVRRFLYTYPEKTIAILSIDPSKQKTGGALLGDRIRMNANNTPRVYMRSLATRQSGSELSLALQDAIQVAKAACFDLVIVETSGIGQGDARISELCDLSLYVMTSEYGAPSQLEKIDMLDFADLVSINKFERKGSEDALREVRKQYRRNHQLFEVEDEKLPIYGTIASQFNDPGTNALFAALMRAVVQKKQLDWDVEHLDPMPILAHKPPLIPSEKITYLQDIANTVRNYHKFSEEQAGYARKLYQLNGAYKVLAEQGADEAVLAQVASQITLFEEKLHPESKKWLENWPKQKELYKQDQFVTKIRDKEIVTKLFSTSLSGSRIPKISTPIIHEWGDLLSWSMKENVPGEFPFTAGVFPFKREGEDPRRQFAGEGSPERTNKRFHFLSKNDDAKRLSTAFDSVTLYGQDPHERPDIYGKIGTSGVSICTLDDMKKLYAGFDLCAPSTSVSMTINGPAPMILAMFLNTAIEQQIEKFVEREGRQPSGEELSQVKAYTLSNVRGTVQADILKEDQGQNTCIFSTEFALRMMGDIQAYFIENKVRNYYSVSISGYHIAEAGANPITQLAFTLANGFTYVEYYLSRGMKIDEFAHNLSFFFSNGLDPEYTVIGRVARRIWAITMKKRYGANERSQKLKYHIQTSGRSLHAQEMDFNDIRTTLQALIAIYDNCNSLHTNAYDEAITTPTENSVRRAMAIQMIINKELGLAKNENPLQGAFIIEELTDLVEEAVLQEFERLSMRGGVLGAMETQYQRGKIQDESMYYEMRKHSGDLPIIGVNTFLNPNASEDDYEIELARATDTEKQQQIDNMRAFQQRHAQQIPGALKKLQEAALTGGNVFAELMETVKVASLGQITGALYEVGGQYRRNM, translated from the coding sequence GTGATAACAGAGGTCTATCGTCCAACTAATAAGATACGTTTTGTAACAGCAGCGAGTCTCTATGACGGACATGATGCTTCCATAAATATTATGCGTCGAATATTGCAATCCTCTGGAGCGGAAGTGATTCATTTGGGTCACAACCGCTCTGTCATGGAGATTGTTGATGCTGCTATTCAGGAGGATGTGCAAGGAATTGCCATCAGCTCCTACCAAGGTGGGCATGTCGAATTTTTTAAATATATGGTTGATTTACTACGAGAACGTGGGGCCGGTCATATTCGCGTGTATGGCGGAGGTGGTGGCGTAATCGTTCCTCGAGAAATTCGTGAATTAGAGGAATATGGTGTAGCTAAGCTGTTCTCACCAGATGATGGCAGGGAACTAGGGCTTCAAGGTATGATTAACATGATGATTCGTGAATGTGACTATCCGACAATGGCTTCCCTGCAAGCGGAAGTGGATTTGTTACAGGAAAAGAATATCCAGGCGGTTGCTCGCTTAATTACGTTGGCGGAGTATGATGTTGTCGATCATAAATGGTTCAATCAGGTTAGAGATACACTAGCTAGTCTAACTAGTGATGTGCCTGTCGTGGGTATTACAGGCACAGGTGGAGCAGGTAAAAGCTCGTTAACAGATGAATTAGTTCGGCGTTTTTTATATACGTATCCCGAAAAGACAATTGCCATTCTGTCGATAGATCCATCTAAACAAAAAACAGGTGGTGCACTTTTAGGTGACCGAATTCGAATGAACGCAAATAACACGCCACGTGTTTATATGCGTAGTTTAGCGACTAGACAATCGGGATCAGAATTGTCTCTTGCACTGCAAGATGCGATCCAGGTAGCTAAGGCTGCTTGCTTTGATTTAGTCATCGTGGAAACAAGCGGGATTGGACAAGGGGATGCTCGCATCAGCGAGCTTTGTGATTTGTCACTATATGTAATGACAAGTGAATACGGTGCTCCTTCTCAGTTAGAAAAAATTGATATGCTTGATTTTGCCGATTTGGTGTCCATTAACAAATTTGAGCGAAAAGGCTCAGAGGACGCTTTACGTGAAGTAAGAAAGCAGTATCGTCGTAATCATCAATTATTTGAAGTGGAAGATGAAAAGCTACCGATCTATGGCACGATTGCAAGTCAGTTTAACGATCCAGGCACCAATGCTCTTTTTGCGGCCTTGATGCGAGCGGTCGTTCAGAAAAAGCAGCTTGATTGGGATGTAGAGCATCTGGACCCAATGCCGATCTTAGCTCATAAACCACCACTCATTCCATCTGAAAAAATTACGTATCTTCAGGACATAGCTAATACAGTACGGAATTATCACAAGTTTAGTGAAGAGCAGGCAGGCTATGCGCGTAAACTGTATCAACTTAATGGAGCTTACAAAGTTTTAGCAGAGCAGGGCGCAGACGAAGCAGTGCTTGCTCAAGTAGCTTCTCAAATTACATTATTTGAAGAGAAATTGCATCCCGAATCAAAAAAGTGGCTGGAAAACTGGCCAAAACAAAAAGAATTGTATAAACAGGATCAGTTTGTCACAAAAATTCGCGATAAGGAAATAGTGACAAAGTTATTTTCTACATCACTTTCTGGATCACGGATTCCCAAGATTAGCACACCCATCATCCATGAGTGGGGGGATTTACTATCTTGGTCTATGAAAGAGAATGTCCCAGGGGAATTTCCATTTACCGCAGGTGTTTTTCCTTTTAAAAGAGAAGGAGAAGATCCACGTAGGCAATTTGCAGGAGAAGGGTCGCCAGAGCGTACTAATAAACGATTCCATTTCCTATCTAAAAATGATGATGCAAAACGATTGAGCACAGCATTTGATAGTGTGACGCTATATGGCCAAGATCCTCATGAGAGGCCTGACATTTATGGAAAGATCGGAACCAGCGGAGTAAGCATATGTACATTGGATGATATGAAAAAGCTGTATGCGGGCTTTGATCTTTGTGCCCCTTCCACTTCTGTTTCCATGACGATTAATGGGCCTGCGCCAATGATTTTAGCTATGTTTTTAAATACAGCTATTGAACAGCAGATAGAGAAATTCGTAGAGAGAGAAGGACGTCAACCTTCTGGAGAAGAGCTTTCGCAAGTTAAAGCCTATACTCTCTCGAACGTACGGGGAACAGTGCAAGCAGATATTTTAAAAGAAGATCAGGGACAAAATACTTGCATTTTCTCTACGGAGTTTGCCCTTCGTATGATGGGAGATATACAAGCATACTTTATAGAAAATAAAGTACGTAATTACTATTCTGTTTCTATCTCAGGCTATCATATAGCTGAAGCAGGGGCTAATCCCATTACACAATTAGCTTTTACACTTGCAAATGGCTTTACCTATGTGGAGTATTATTTAAGCCGTGGTATGAAAATTGACGAATTTGCTCATAATCTATCTTTCTTCTTCTCTAACGGACTTGATCCTGAATATACCGTAATTGGAAGGGTAGCTCGTAGGATTTGGGCAATCACTATGAAGAAGCGTTATGGTGCTAATGAGCGTAGCCAAAAATTAAAGTATCACATCCAAACATCTGGACGCTCCTTACATGCCCAAGAAATGGACTTTAATGATATTCGCACTACGCTACAAGCGCTTATAGCAATTTATGATAACTGCAATTCTTTGCACACTAATGCCTACGATGAAGCGATCACGACACCTACCGAAAATTCGGTACGTAGGGCAATGGCAATTCAAATGATTATTAATAAAGAATTGGGATTGGCAAAAAATGAGAATCCGTTGCAGGGTGCTTTTATCATTGAAGAGCTGACTGATTTAGTAGAGGAAGCTGTATTACAAGAATTTGAACGGTTAAGTATGCGTGGTGGAGTATTAGGGGCCATGGAAACACAATATCAACGAGGGAAGATTCAAGATGAGTCAATGTATTACGAAATGAGGAAACATTCAGGTGATTTACCGATCATTGGAGTTAACACTTTCCTAAATCCAAATGCTTCTGAAGATGACTATGAAATTGAGTTGGCAAGGGCTACAGATACGGAAAAGCAACAACAAATTGATAATATGCGTGCTTTTCAGCAAAGACATGCACAACAAATTCCTGGAGCTTTAAAGAAGCTACAAGAGGCTGCGTTAACAGGCGGGAATGTATTTGCTGAATTAATGGAGACGGTAAAAGTGGCTTCTCTTGGTCAAATTACGGGAGCCTTGTATGAAGTAGGCGGACAATATCGACGTAATATGTAA
- the rpoE gene encoding DNA-directed RNA polymerase subunit delta, protein MSKLLQQYNEEKLQEMAMVDIAYEILRETNRPNNFRELMNEIAILRKLTEEQLMAVIAQVYTEVNIDGRFVCIGENTWGLKRWYATEAVEESQEGGVKKKKAAVVDDFEDFDMEDDDVAEVFEEEDDISLFEEEEEEDEDEDFVDEEEVDSDDEIEDIDEEDEDLEDEDLFEEDEETVGEEEEDQESDK, encoded by the coding sequence TTGAGTAAATTACTTCAGCAATATAATGAAGAGAAGTTGCAAGAGATGGCGATGGTTGATATCGCTTATGAAATCCTAAGAGAAACAAACCGCCCTAATAATTTCCGTGAACTAATGAACGAAATTGCTATCTTGCGTAAACTGACAGAAGAGCAATTGATGGCTGTCATTGCTCAAGTGTATACAGAAGTAAATATCGATGGTCGTTTTGTATGTATCGGTGAGAATACATGGGGATTAAAACGCTGGTACGCAACGGAAGCAGTTGAAGAAAGCCAAGAAGGCGGAGTTAAAAAGAAAAAAGCTGCTGTTGTTGACGACTTTGAAGACTTCGATATGGAAGATGATGATGTTGCTGAAGTCTTTGAAGAGGAAGATGATATCTCCCTGTTTGAAGAGGAAGAAGAGGAAGACGAAGACGAAGACTTTGTTGATGAAGAAGAGGTTGATTCTGATGATGAGATCGAAGACATCGATGAAGAAGATGAAGATCTAGAGGACGAGGATCTTTTTGAAGAAGACGAAGAAACCGTGGGAGAAGAGGAAGAAGATCAGGAGTCTGATAAGTAA